The sequence TTTGCTATTTAACACTTACTCACTATAGTTTCAATTACATACACCGATTCGATTACAAGAACATCACATTTCAGCTTTATTAAATACCACAAacatttctataaaaaaatccaaatcctataaaaaaaatataaaaagctctaagaaagaagatttgagaaatcctaataaataaatagaaaattataattattgaataaagatacatttaaaaaaaaattaaggaatcATAAAACCTGCCGTCCGAGCTTGTTGACAATGAACAATCAACCCCAATTAATCAACTTTCTGTCCTTATCTAGATTTACAACTATCATAATGTGGATAATTAGCTCCAACTTCGTTACTAGATCACAAGAACATTCATATGAATATTGAGTATTTTAAAGTTTGATTCCATCCATCAAGTATCAAGAAGAACCTCAAAAATAATTCTTGCATATTGGTGTTCAGTAAACCAAATTTCAGATTCTATACTCATCACTTGCATATATTACTAATAGACACTATGTCATACTCGGGGAAAAAGACTATGATTCAGTTTACAGATAAAAGCATGTAGCACTGTAAAAATCGCTTAGCTTTTAGTATACATATGAGTTGCTTTAAAAGTTGTCTCATATATACCAACAAAAAGAAGTGATCCAACTAGAGATGGTGGTTCGAGTTTTGTCATCTATGTCTGTCCATGAGGATCTCTAATCCTTGGCTCAATTGGATTTCCGTTTTCTTGTACTTTCAGTAATCAAGAAAATCCAAGAATCTTGGAGGAGAAAGATCGCTGTTCTTGGATCCTTGACGCAAATCATCATCAATCAAGAAATCGAAAACCTGCACAAAGGGCACAAGTGGTTTGTATGTAGCCACTTGACGATACAATCCTCATGAAAAACATGGCCACAAGCCAACCTTATAACCACTTCACCAACCGATTCTTTCTCCAAACACACCATGCATGTTTCACCCGATATTTTATCATCATCTTTATCAATCCTAACCCTCTTTAATCCTTCAATGCAAGATTTACTCGCGGGCTTAAACCTTGCTTTTTCTTGAATCGTTTCACCCAAAGCACGATCAATCTCTTCGCGCTCATCATAAGGAGTAACAACACAGATAAGCAAGCCCATTGTTAGCACCTTAACATTCTTATTGCTTGGGTGAGTAGCCATTTCCAAAGCAAACGAAGATACTTCAGGCAAGATTAAATCAATGAAGTCTCTTGAGGCAGCAGTGGTGGAAAGTATAGCGTCCATAATAGATGACCGAGACTGATCATCTGATGAAAAGATTAGGTTTCGAGGTATAGGGAATGATCTGTGGGTTGTTGTTACGGGAATCTGATTGCTTTCAGGGTAATGTATTTCAAGAACATGGTGGAAGTGGATTTGGATATCGAATATATCACAATCAACATCAATGTCGTTGCTATCCTTGTTGTTGAAATCTTGCCACATGTAGTACTCGTAAGTAGATGCCATTGAAGAAGATTAAAGATGGGGCCACTTGCTTTTCAAGATTAGGGTTTTGTTTCGAGTTTAGTTTTAGGTTGTAGTTAGGGtttaatgaaagaaagattaatgGGTTTGGTTTTTGTGATGATGCGCACAAACAAATTAGCAGCTTCAGATGACAGTTATTAGATGAACCGATATTATGAACCGATTTTACTAACAGAAAAGAGTTCTAATTAGCGGGATAAAACTTGACCCACTCGTTAAAAATATTACCAtatttgatagtttaataatatgaaaaacttcattaaacTATCCTCTGGAtggattaatatattttcactAAAAGATTTGTGATTTGCTTTTTTTCACTTTAGTACCATATGGTCGTCAGCAAATAATtgtcaaattataaaattacgtTTAGAGATTCTGACGTGCCATGCAATaactactatttttttaattgttacgTCAGCCTTTTAATAAAGTTATGCAATCTGACCGTTATTTGTTAATGATTATATTcataagatatttaaataaagaaaagtaaactataaatgaaaatacattaaatcacaaaataatttattgaaattttttctaataatataaatttgtatgATAATAAgtattgaatttatataataagtgattcatatttaatactattagtaatataaatttgtcTGATAACAAGTATTGAATTTATGTAATAAGTGATGTTTGAATTATCTATAGCATTCACTTTTACGTGTATaacaaaatgaagaaaaaaaaaattgttttttctaatttattgaaaataaatgaattatgtattttttttcacaATCTAATTCGAGATTTTTTTAGATAGATAATTCCATTAATAAGAAAGAACTTGTACAATTTGGAAGACTCCTGCAGCCCTGCAAATCCTCAATATGTATGAAATCTTAATGTTCATCAATACTGAACTCAGCACATGTTTAAACGTAAGAAATTCTtagcttttttctttcttagttttctttaaaaacttCTTAGTTTCCTCGTTTTTtaagtttgaaatttttagttaaactAAGTTCATCAcggattctttttctttttaaaatctgaatttttttaattaaatttatttttattacgtcatttataaatcaattacataaatgatatgaaattattattaattattgtacTTAAACTggttagtttttaattataaataactaatagtaataaataaatcaacacTTAAGAGTGTGTAGAAAGATGGTAAtgatcttttttaatttaactaggGCCTCGAGTTCAAATCTAAGGTAATATatcaacataaatttgaagaaaaacaaataatcaCTTACATtatatttggttgaaatttataaatttaaggaatttatttataaatttaaaggtTATGtattttgaatgaagtgaaagttctacataatcaaatttatgtgGAATTggttataactaaattaaattctaactaAATAggtagaatttttaaataagtttcACATTAGTAAGTTAATGTATTTCATAACACCAAAAAATctcttcaatttaattatttatattttcttttctctttttttctttcaaataagataaattcttttatagatttcaaccaaacatagtaattgttatgacaAATAATCTCTATCCATCTAACAAATGCCTAACCTGTTATATCTCTAAACATAGCTACTTTTCTAATTAGTAGAAACCTCAGCAGTAGTAATATTCTCTGGAAAATCTTGGGATTCCTGGCTTCCCACAAGTAATAGACACGGGCACAAAAAGAGAGCCCTCTAATCTTGCTTAACACTGATTTCCCACAGGATTTCCTCGAGAACCACATTTGCTAGTTGCTTTATTTTAAGGAAATTGAGGATTGTTATATGTGCTCACAACAGGTTCCCTGTCATATCCACTCTTCAGTACCCAAATTCAGCTAAATGGAGAAATTTGAGGCAACTTCAATCCCTCCCTACACTTCACTAATCCTAATACAGCAGACGTAATTAAGTTAATTCGAGTGCAATAGTTCTGCACATAACATAAACCATGCCGCTTTTGTTCCAACAAATTCTGATATGATAATATTTCAGTAACCAATCTTTTCcgtttgattaatatatatgtgttCATATTTCCAACTGCCTGACAGTGTACTTGGTGCAAAACAACCAAACCTACCTTGCCCAGTATCTTAGTAACTACGGTACCAGCGTGAATATGATCTCCACCAG is a genomic window of Ricinus communis isolate WT05 ecotype wild-type chromosome 2, ASM1957865v1, whole genome shotgun sequence containing:
- the LOC125369230 gene encoding E3 ubiquitin-protein ligase ATL4-like, whose translation is MASTYEYYMWQDFNNKDSNDIDVDCDIFDIQIHFHHVLEIHYPESNQIPVTTTHRSFPIPRNLIFSSDDQSRSSIMDAILSTTAASRDFIDLILPEVSSFALEMATHPSNKNVKVLTMGLLICVVTPYDEREEIDRALGETIQEKARFKPASKSCIEGLKRVRIDKDDDKISGETCMVCLEKESVGEVVIRLACGHVFHEDCIVKWLHTNHLCPLCRFSIS